Proteins encoded together in one Ipomoea triloba cultivar NCNSP0323 chromosome 4, ASM357664v1 window:
- the LOC116015622 gene encoding TMV resistance protein N-like: MDNSTINLQPSTWEYDVFLSFRGEDTRKNFISHLYSALCNAGIRTFRDEEELRKGESLAPELTRAIQNSRVSMIIFSKNYASSRWCLDELLQILECREKGKQLVYPIFYDVKPSEVRNQSESYGMALAKHEERFGGKDKVKKWRDALTKVANMSGWDLQGLAGGYFFLLVVFE, from the coding sequence ATGGACAACTCTACAATCAACCTTCAACCTTCCACTTGGGAATACGATGTGTTCTTGAGCTTTAGAGGTGAAGACACGCGCAAAAATTTTATCAGTCATCTTTACTCTGCATTATGTAATGCAGGTATTCGCACGTTCAGAGACGAAGAGGAGCTAAGAAAGGGCGAATCTTTAGCGCCTGAACTCACGAGAGCAATCCAAAATTCAAGGGTCTCTATGATCATTTTCTCGAAAAACTATGCCTCGTCTAGGTGGTGCCTTGACGAATTGCTTCAAATCCTCGAGTGCAGGGAAAAGGGAAAACAGTTAGTCTATCCTATTTTTTATGACGTTAAACCTTCTGAAGTGCGTAATCAAAGTGAAAGTTACGGTATGGCTTTGGCAAAGCACGAAGAACGTTTTGGGGGAAAagataaagtaaaaaaatggAGGGATGCACTCACTAAAGTTGCAAATATGTCAGGATGGGATTTGCAAGGCCTTGCCGGTGGGTATTTCTTTCTCCTTGTTGTGTTTGAataa
- the LOC116015616 gene encoding TMV resistance protein N-like, which yields MATPPIAHEPFASEYDVFLSFRGEDTRKTFTDHLYSALCQTGIRTFRDDEELRKGEYLAPELTRAIQNSRISMIVFSKDYASSRWCLDELVQIVQCKEKGKQIVFPIFYNVDPSEVRKQSGNYGLSFARHEERFGKGDKVQKWRNALTKVADMSGWDLQGITNGYESKFINTIINEVRLTVSQVPTFVSNTVGLDYRVEHVVQLLLGKSHDGVRMIGIHGMGGIGKTTLAKAVYNRLNVYFERSCFLEIDSAISGQQDNGINLEKVDNQIKNIQKQLFKKLFNEEIDIGSIDEGIMLMKRRLQARKCLIVLDNLEHRNQFNKLCGGRDWFGGGSRLILTTREAHVFKELNVDEHYEVKVLNHEESLQLFSLRVFGEPALQKEDYNKLLLDGMVAYCGGLPLALEVLGAYLRHKSEKEWNNAFEKLKRIPHNDIQAKLKISYDGLPDDHIKSLFLDLVCFSNGVFKEKIDNMGYFSDIEIQDLVDKCLINCEQSLISMHSLIREMGREVIRSESPNNPGERSRLWCPNDIHDVLIGEKGTRNIEVIVFNYSPMKGVKYNTKAFKNMENLRILEIDEVHLDGKFKHLSSSKVLRCLKWNHCPLKSINIPSSGCFEKLVSLEIVNSNIKEFKAPLKYFPCLESLDMEWCHHLTSTPNFSGCQNLRKLSFFGCSSLLKVHSSIGELGKLVSLSFSECQKLKKLPKNVSHLRSLQALSMWGSLELKASPEIFGNLTSLQRLFLERTSTYGVLSNLSHLFNLKTIELNFCKNQEVLQQLPHTVEVVRLHHCDNLKMIQELPLNLRIISLDSCKSLKMLPILPPNLEQIHLDGCENLEMLPELPHSLERIRLSSCKNLKMLTEFPPNLRDIFLGGCEKFEMLPELPSNLSEIKLDDWKNLKMLPELPLNLRKIILYRCKDLKMLPKLPLNLHKISLSSCKNLKMLPKFPPNVTEIYIDDCQNLKLLPELPPGLQDLMVENCELIEKVSNLSNCTGLHHLNLINCKKLKEFKGWENFHSIKTMRFGGVSHTDFSESIKEVLKHSMNSNGLLACNEIPGWIRCQKEKSSISFQYPSANLKNHTLEFYGFVFLVVFNPAPLLPPLYCHYDMRIETHDSKAVRYAWHKYRGIQLEVEGILFLHVITVNDLYDYGFGDIKAGEVIKATPYNSNL from the exons ATGGCAACACCCCCAATCGCTCATGAACCTTTTGCTTCGGAATACGATGTGTTCTTGAGCTTTAGAGGTGAAGATACACGAAAAACTTTCACGGATCATCTTTATTCAGCGCTGTGTCAAACTGGAATCCGTACATTTAGAGACGACGAAGAACTCAGAAAGGGTGAATATCTTGCTCCTGAGCTCACGAGAGCAATTCAAAATTCGAGAATCTCTATGATAGTCTTCTCAAAAGACTATGCATCTTCTAGGTGGTGCCTGGATGAACTTGTGCAAATTGTGCAGTGTAAGGAGAAGGGAAAACAAAtagtttttcctattttttacaATGTTGATCCTTCTGAAGTGCGTAAGCAAAGTGGGAACTATGGGTTGAGTTTTGCAAGGCACGAAGAACGTTTTGGGAAAGGAGATAAAGTACAAAAGTGGAGAAATGCGCTCACTAAAGTTGCAGATATGTCAGGTTGGGATTTACAAGGCATCACCAACGG ATATGAATCCAAGTTTATCAATACAATAATCAATGAGGTTCGGTTGACAGTAAGTCAAGTACCAACGTTTGTGTCCAACACGGTAGGACTTGATTATCGTGTTGAGCATGTGGTCCAGTTATTGCTTGGAAAATCTCATGATGGTGTCCGTATGATTGGGATACATGGTATGGGAGGTATTGGGAAGACAACTCTTGCAAAAGCGGTCTATAACAGGCTTAATGTATACTTTGAAAGGAGCTGCTTTCTAGAGATAGATTCAGCAATTTCAGGGCAACAAGATAATGGAATAAATCTTGAGAAGGTAGATAATCagataaaaaatatacaaaagcaGCTTTTTAAGAAGCTTTTTAATGAGGAGATTGACATTGGCAGTATAGACGAAGGAATCATGTTGATGAAAAGGCGACTTCAAGCAAGAAAGTGTCTCATTGTCCTTGATAATTTGGAGCATAGAaatcaatttaataaattatgtggaGGACGAGACTGGTTTGGTGGAGGAAGTAGACTTATTTTAACCACAAGAGAGGCCCATGTTTTTAAAGAGTTGAATGTGGATGAACATTATGAAGTTAAGGTATTGAACCATGAGGAGTCTTTGCAGCTATTTAGTCTACGTGTATTTGGAGAGCCTGCGTTGCAAAAAGAAGATTATAATAAGCTTCTTCTAGATGGCATGGTTGCTTATTGTGGGGGACTTCCATTAGCTCTTGAAGTTTTAGGAGCTTATTTGCGTCATAAATCGGAAAAGGAGTGGAATAAtgcttttgaaaaattgaaaagaattcCTCATAATGACATTCAAGCTAAACTTAAAATTAGTTATGATGGGCTTCCAGATGATCATATAAAATCTCTTTTTCTTGATCTTGTTTGTTTCTCCAATGGAGTTTTTAAGGAGAAAATTGATAACATGGGGTATTTTTCGGACATTGAAATTCAAGACTTAGTTGACAAATGCTTGATAAATTGTGAGCAGTCTTTGATTAGTATGCATAGCTTAATTCGAGAGATGGGGAGAGAAGTTATTCGTTCCGAGTCACCCAACAATCCTGGTGAGCGTAGTCGGTTGTGGTGTCCTAATGACATCCATGATGTGCTTATAGGGGAAAAG GGTACAAGAAATATTGAGGTGATTGTATTCAACTACTCACCTATGAAAGGTGTGAAGTACAATACAAAAGCATTTAAGAATATGGAGAACTTAAGAATTCTTGAAATTGATGAAGTCCATCTTGATGGAAAATTCAAACATCTATCGAGTTCCAAGGTACTTAGATGTTTGAAATGGAATCATTGCCCTTTGAAATCTATCAATATTCCATCAAGTGGTTGTTTTGAGAAGCTTGTGAGTCTGGAAATAGTGAATAGCAACATCAAAGAATTTAAAGCCCCTCTAAAG TATTTTCCTTGTCTGGAGTCTTTGGATATGGAATGGTGCCATCATCTCACAAGTACTCCGAACTTTAGCGGCTGTCAAAATCTCCGTAAGTTATCATTTTTTGGATGCTCAAGTTTGTTAAAGGTGCATTCTTCCATCGGAGAATTGGGGAAATTAGTTTCTTTAAGTTTTAGTGAATGTCAAAAGTTAAAGAAACTTCCAAAGAACGTCAGCCATTTGCGGTCACTGCAAGCTCTTAGTATGTGGGGTTCGTTAGAACTTAAAGCATCCCCTGAAATTTTTGGAAATTTAACCTCATTACAAAGACTATTTCTTGAACGTACCAGTACTTATGGGGTGCTCTCCAACCTGTCTCACTTGTTCAACCTTAAAACAATTGAGTTGAATTTCTGCAAGAACCAAGAAGTACTCCAACAACTTCCTCACACTGTTGAAGTGGTCAGATTGCATCATTGTGACAATCTAAAAATGATCCAAGAGCTTCCACTTAACCTTAGGATTATTTCTTTAGATAGTTGCAAAAGTCTTAAAATGCTTCCAATTCTTCCTCCCAATCTTGAGCAAATTCACTTAGATGGTTGTGAAAATCTTGAAATGCTCCCGGAACTTCCTCACAGTCTTGAGAGAATTAGGTTATCTAGTTGCAAAAATCTTAAAATGCTCACAGAATTTCCTCCTAATCTCAGGGATATTTTTTTAGGTGGTTGTGAAAAGTTTGAAATGCTTCCTGAACTTCCTTCCAATCTTTCTGAAATTAAGTTAGATGATTGGAAAAACTTAAAAATGCTCCCAGAACTTCCTCTCAAtcttaggaaaattatattatataggtGCAAAGATCTTAAAATGCTTCCAAAACTTCCTCTCaatcttcataaaattagtCTATCTAGTTGCAAAAACCTTAAAATGCTTCCAAAATTTCCTCCCAATGTTACTGAAATCTACATAGATGATTGCCAAAACCTGAAATTGCTCCCAGAACTTCCTCCGGGACTTCAAGATCTTATGGTTGAAAATTGTGAGTTGATCGAAAAAGTATCAAACTTATCAAATTGTACGGGGTTGCATCATTTGAATCTCATCAATTGCAAAAAGTTGAAGGAGTTTAAAGGTTGGGAGAATTTTCATTCTATAAAGACAATGAGGTTTGGAGGTGTTTCTCATACCGATTTCTCAGAAAGCATTAAGGAG GTTTTAAAACACTCCATGAATTCCAATGGTCTTCTTGCTTGTAATGAAATTCCTGGTTGGATTAGATGTCAGAAAGAAAAATCGTCAATATCGTTTCAATATCCATCAGCGAATTTGAAGAATCATACATTGGAATTTTATGGATTTGTTTTTTTGGTTGTGTTCAATCCGGCTCCACTACTCCCACCACTTTATTGTCATTATGACATGAGAATTGAAACGCATGATTCCAAAGCCGTCCGATATGCATGGCATAAATATCGTGGGATCCAATTAGAAGTGgaaggaattttatttttacatgtcaTTACAGTTAATGATCTTTACGATTATGGGTTTGGAGATATAAAAGCCGGAGAAGTCATCAAAGCTACACCCTATAACTCAAATTTATGA
- the LOC116016728 gene encoding uncharacterized protein LOC116016728: MNPSKVEDDMFHHHLSPHHHILDQSQPPLLDPRAEEEEPFAFHDLVLFRDDDEDDASHTSSEAELPIHQNQHQSPSQPPPLLQIHNQSNLDTSVFRSPNPSPNLGAENADANRAEKRQRCAPAYISPEPHISSQFYTFNKESHSLMIRCLLEGRAATPDEIRAANPSSVLSSWRSVWKDRNEDTAYLTAWKRIQDKLSAHVDTSAGNEYLYFKNNSNQCVSHVDQWHDIVTHFHCDAELKHLGLKETLERIKQMWTVGAKFYGIPESYIRVCVAACPVCLDESSGCAPRSKRRRFEYTESIDVPAKEVPTRLQQLAAKHKVVLCIRQKYIRYKPFMAEVKDYTCHRAGEPASSKKSRILKREPYASKRCGCGFRIRAIVPISNYNEKDKTFVYQEEGTAVFKLYAVHSGHEPGPLDGNARIMHRVVGHKGGFLMDQETIYGVGEEAENEDFGLLGKDEGDMQHSILQQVQEVRNEIELLEGEIRKIPHELLCSASRELFEVVNKLKNVREYGSKSGGLLSDKQNSGDVLMGENDLVDWGGDHHQRIYEDGKDAEFIEEDEDSFGRTLGEVASWDQIRTGSRSEKDLLGETCKSEKPLKCIEFDEKSILDCGDSKLTKPLRHDEGIDTDVGFVVENFYENPKWFDSPCGLDSGADCGDGEFRHGGIV; the protein is encoded by the coding sequence ATGAATCCGAGcaaagttgaagatgatatgtttCACCACCATTTGAGCCCGCACCACCACATCCTCGATCAATCTCAGCCGCCGCTTCTTGACCCCCGCGCCGAGGAGGAGGAGCCTTTCGCCTTTCACGACCTCGTGCTCTTCCGCGACGACGACGAGGACGACGCTAGCCACACCTCGTCGGAGGCTGAGCTCCCAATCCACCAAAATCAGCACCAATCGCCCTCCCAACCGCCGCCTCTCCTCCAAATTCACAACCAATCCAACTTGGACACCTCCGTTTTTCGAAGCCCTAACCCTAGCCCTAATTTGGGCGCGGAAAATGCCGACGCGAATAGAGCAGAGAAGCGGCAGCGCTGTGCCCCGGCATACATCAGCCCCGAGCCCCACATTTCCTCCCAATTCTACACCTTCAACAAGGAATCTCACTCCCTGATGATACGCTGCCTCCTGGAAGGCCGCGCCGCCACTCCAGATGAGATCCGCGCCGCCAATCCCTCCTCCGTGCTCTCCAGCTGGCGCTCTGTATGGAAGGACCGCAACGAGGACACCGCCTACCTAACTGCCTGGAAGCGTATCCAGGATAAGCTCAGCGCCCATGTCGACACTTCCGCTGGTAATGAATACTTGTACTTCAAGAACAATTCCAATCAATGCGTTTCCCATGTTGATCAATGGCATGATATAGTCACACATTTCCATTGCGATGCCGAATTAAAACACTTAGGGCTCAAAGAAACCTTAGAAAGAATCAAGCAGATGTGGACTGTAGGTGCTAAATTTTATGGCATTCCAGAGAGTTATATTAGAGTTTGTGTGGCTGCTTGCCCCGTGTGCCTAGATGAGTCATCAGGGTGTGCTCCACGCAGCAAACGCCGCAGGTTTGAGTACACAGAATCAATTGATGTTCCAGCTAAAGAAGTGCCCACTAGGTTACAGCAGTTAGCCGCGAAACATAAGGTGGTCTTATGTATAAGACAGAAGTATATAAGGTATAAGCCATTTATGGCAGAGGTTAAAGACTACACATGTCACCGAGCAGGAGAGCCAGCATCCTCGAAAAAATCAAGGATTTTGAAGAGGGAGCCTTACGCGTCAAAGCGGTGTGGATGTGGGTTTAGAATCAGAGCTATTGTGCCGATATCAAACTATAATGAGAAAGATAAGACATTTGTCTATCAAGAGGAGGGGACAGCTGTATTTAAGTTGTATGCGGTGCATTCTGGGCATGAGCCAGGTCCATTGGATGGGAATGCTAGGATTATGCATCGGGTTGTCGGGCATAAAGGAGGCTTTCTGATGGACCAGGAAACAATTTACGGGGTGGGAGAGGAAGCAGAGAATGAAGATTTTGGGCTCCTGGGGAAGGATGAAGGTGATATGCAACACTCAATTTTGCAGCAAGTGCAGGAAGTGAGGAATGAGATCGAGCTGCTGGAAGGGGAAATTAGGAAAATACCGCATGAGCTTTTGTGTTCAGCTTCTAGGGAACTGTTTGAAGTTGTGAATAAGCTTAAAAATGTTAGAGAGTATGGTTCTAAGTCGGGCGGATTGCTCTCTGACAAACAGAATTCAGGAGATGTTTTGATGGGGGAAAATGACCTGGTAGATTGGGGTGGTGATCATCATCAAAGGATATACGAGGATGGCAAGGATGCTGAgtttattgaagaagatgaagacagCTTTGGAAGAACACTGGGGGAAGTTGCTTCTTGGGATCAAATAAGGACAGGCAGTAGAAGTGAGAAGGATCTGCTTGGTGAGACTTGTAAATCAGAGAAGCCACTCAAATGCATTGAGTTTGATGAGAAAAGTATTCTTGATTGCGGGGATTCAAAATTGACCAAGCCCTTAAGGCATGATGAGGGTATAGATACAGATGTAGGCTTTGTTGTAGAGAATTTCTATGAAAATCCTAAATGGTTTGACTCACCCTGTGGCTTAGACTCCGGAGCAGATTGTGGTGACGGTGAATTCAGGCATGGGGGGATTGTGTAG
- the LOC116017246 gene encoding 65-kDa microtubule-associated protein 3-like: MYNRQNDQSLHMETTCCSLLSELQKIWDEIGEPEIERDKMLCQLEQECLEAYRRKVDQASRSCAQLRQAVAESEAELVRICGALGEQPVNVRQSSRSLKTELQAIMPLLEEMKKRKLERKHQFSEVLDQIDSVLKELGKSRKELQHIIALDESDLSLRRLEDMKSHLLSLQKEKSDRLKQVLDHLESLNSLCIVLGIDFKSTIGEIHPTLGDSSALKSVSTETIERLSAAIHKLREVKIQRLHMLQDLATTIVELWNLMDVPVEEQQLFHNVTRAIAASESELSEPNALSLDLLKSVEIEVSRLQEMKSSKMKEVLLKKRITLEELCRKAHLTIDDSIEFSDETLESGAIDPSHLLEQIEIQISKVKEEAFSRKEILEKVEKWLAACEEESWLEEYNRNDNRYNGGRGTHLMLKRAEKARALVNKIPGMLEALTSRAKGWERERGVPFLYDGVSILSMLEQYGLLKVEKELERQRQRDQKKLQGQLMAEQEALFGSKRSPSQSGKKNSVGGASNKRISVGGALLQTPHTERAAVSSHSLKKINPVKQQALANVTQNYVALSSGRRESSMHAKQPSCNKSNLQKTEPTQRKPLSPISSLSFNTTSANIMDKISESEELRETPASLSTTPIKNVSGIGANATPKTMPIPMPSTPASAASIAMQMAMTPAPVAATTPPIVGHANVEYSYEEMRAGFLIPRLH; encoded by the exons ATGTATAACCGCCAGAACGATCAGTCCTTGCATATGGAAACAACTTGTTGCTCTCTTCTATCTGAGCTGCAG AAAATATGGGATGAGATTGGAGAGCCTGAGATTGAAAGGGATAAGATGCTCTGTCAACTTGAACAGGAGTGCCTAGAAGCATATAGAAGAAAAGTGGATCAGGCGAGCCGAAGCTGTGCTCAGCTGCGGCAAGCGGTTGCTGAGTCTGAAGCAGAACTTGTACGTATCTGTGGAGCACTTGGGGAGCAGCCAGTTAATGTCAGACag AGTTCAAGAAGCTTGAAGACAGAGCTTCAAGCTATTATGCCTCTGctagaagaaatgaaaaagagaaaattggagAGGAAGCATCAATTTTCAGAAGTTCTGGATCAAATAGATAGTGTCCTGAAAGAGCTTGGTAAATCAAGAAAGGAACTTCAGCATATTATTGCCCTTGATGAAAGTGATTTGTCAttaagaagacttgaagatatGAAGAGCCACCTGCTTTCACTGCAAAAAGAAAAG AGTGACCGCTTGAAGCAAGTGCTTGACCACTTGGAATCTCTCAATTCATTATGCATTGTGCTTGGTATTGACTTTAAAAGTACCATTGGTGAGATCCATCCAACTTTGGGTGACTCATCTGCCTTGAAAAGTGTAAGTACAGAGACAATTGAAAGGTTATCTGCTGCAATCCACAAATTGAGAGAGGTCAAGATACAGCGACTTCATATG CTTCAAGATCTTGCAACCACAATTGTGGAGCTGTGGAATTTGATGGATGTGCCAGTGGAGGAACAACAGCTATTTCATAATGTAACACGAGCTATAGCTGCTTCAGAAAGTGAATTATCTGAGCCGAATGCTCTCTCGTTAGACCTTCTTAAGTCT GTGGAAATTGAGGTTTCAAGGCTACAAGAAATGAAGTCAAGCAAAATGAAGGAAGTCCTCTTGAAAAAGAGAATAACATTGGAGGAACTATGTAGAAAGGCTCATTTAACAATTGATGATTCAATCGAGTTTTCTGATGAAACTTTAGAGTCTG GGGCAATTGATCCTTCTCATCTACTGGAACAAATTGAGATCCAAATTTCCAAGGTTAAAGAAGAAGCTTTTAGCAGGAAAGAGATACTTGAAAAGGTTGAAAAGTGGTTAGCTGCATGTGAAGAGGAATCATGGTTGGAGGAGTACAACAGG AATGACAACCGATACAATGGTGGGAGAGGTACACATCTCATGCTGAAGCGAGCTGAGAAAGCCCGAGCACTTGTGAACAAAATTCCTG GAATGTTGGAAGCATTGACTTCAAGGGCAAAAGGTtgggagagagaaagaggagtGCCATTCTTGTATGATGGG GTTAGCATTCTTTCAATGCTTGAACAGTATGGCCTTCTAAAGGTGGAGAAAGAGTTAGAACGTCAGAGGCAGAGG GACCAGAAGAAGCTTCAGGGACAGCTGATGGCAGAACAGGAAGCACTTTTCGGATCAAAGCGCAGTCCATCACAAAGCGGAAAGAAGAATTCTGTTGGAGGTGCAAGCAATAAGAGAATTTCAGTGGGAGGAGCTTTGCTCCAAACACCACACACTGAAAGGGCTGCTGTGTCTTCTCACTCTCTGAAGAAAATTAACCCCGTGAAGCAGCAAGCTCTAGCTAATGTTACTCAAAACTATGTTGCCCTCTCATCTG GTAGGAGGGAAAGTTCTATGCATGCTAAACAGCCCTCTTGCAACAAATCAAATCTGCAGAAAACTGAACCAACACAAAGGAAGCCTCTGTCTCCCATATCTTCACTCTCATTCAACACCACCTCTGCAAATATAATGGACAAAATCAGCGAAAGCGAGGAACTCAGGGAAACGCCAGCCTCATTATCGACGACTCCCATCAAGAATGTCTCTGGTATCGGAGCAAACGCCACCCCGAAAACCATGCCAATCCCAATGCCATCCACCCCGGCTTCAGCCGCCTCCATCGCCATGCAGATGGCCATGACACCTGCTCCAGTTGCTGCCACTACTCCTCCTATTGTTGGTCATGCTAATGTTGAATATTCTTATGAGGAGATGAGGGCTGGTTTCCTTATTCCTAGATTACATTAG
- the LOC116015454 gene encoding AT-hook motif nuclear-localized protein 1-like has product MIMESSSGMNSGPSGVTVIAPEAPSSYHVAPRNDGNSSLVPGASHLGPSPVNAGGIIGSSEKKKRGRPRKYGPDGAVARALSPTPASSSAPPAPGGSFLAEKMGAPRPASEKKQRSKIGAENLGDWISCTTGGNFLPHLITVDAGQDVTMKIISFSQQGPRAICIISANGLISNVTLRQPNSSGGTLTYEGRFEILSLSGSFTPTEFGGSRTSRTGGMSISLASPDGRVVGGMLAGLLIAASPVQVIVGSFLPSNYNEFKTPKKPKAEPKPIPNSQVSVAMPHNPNADTRNPGALAMVYPGSGTQSAVPPSNNWGAMATMDDSRKAATDINISLQGE; this is encoded by the exons ATGATAATGGAATCAAGTTCAGGGATGAATTCAGGACCATCTGGTGTGACAGTGATAGCGCCCGAGGCTCCATCGAGCTATCATGTGGCGCCAAGGAATGATGGCAATTCTTCCTTGGTCCCAGGAGCTTCACACTTAGGTCCATCTCCAGTTAATGCTGGTGGGATTATTGGCAGTtctgagaagaagaagaggggcCGACCGAGGAAGTATGGGCCAGATGGTGCTGTGGCTAGGGCACTTTCGCCCACGCCAGCTTCCTCGTCTGCCCCACCAGCTCCCGGGGGCAGCTTCTTGGCCGAGAAAATGGGTGCCCCACGGCCTGCTTCTGAGAAGAAACAGCGCAGCAAAATTGGGGCTGAGAATTTAG GTGACTGGATTTCATGTACAACTGGCGGGAACTTTCTACCACATCTGATAACTGTTGATGCCGGTCAG GATGTTACCATGAAGATAATCTCATTTTCACAGCAAGGACCTCGAGCTATTTGCATTATCTCTGCTAATGGTTTGATATCAAATGTTACTCTTCGACAGCCAAATTCTTCTGGGGGTACTTTAACTTACGAG GGTCGGTTTGAAATCCTATCTTTGTCTGGATCCTTCACTCCTACGGAGTTTGGGGGGTCGAGGACAAGCAGGACCGGTGGAATGAGCATATCTCTGGCGAGTCCCGATGGACGTGTAGTGGGAGGAATGCTTGCGGGGCTCTTAATAGCTGCCAGTCCCGTCCAG GTAATAGTGGGCAGTTTTCTCCCGAGCAATTACAACGAGTTTAAGACTCCAAAGAAGCCTAAAGCCGAGCCCAAACCAATTCCCAATTCGCAAGTCTCTGTTGCTATGCCTCATAATCCTAACGCGGACACCAGAAACCCCGGTGCACTAGCCATGGTTTATCCGGGATCTGGAACGCAAAGCGCTGTGCCTCCCTCCAATAACTGGGGCGCTATGGCAACGATGGATGACTCGAGGAAGGCTGCAACAGACATAAATATATCGTTGCAGGGCGAGTAG
- the LOC116015514 gene encoding protein cornichon homolog 4-like gives MVDLFAWLLSFFLLVAILGLLLYQLMCLADLEYDYINPYDSASRINKVVVPSFIAEGMLCILHLIAGHWFMCLLCLPYLYYNFKVYTHGRHLLDVTEIFNQLPWEKKIRLYKLGYLVLLLAFSITWMVWTIVDD, from the exons ATGGTGGATCTCTTTGCATGGCTTCTTTCCTTCTTCCTTCTAGTGGCCATTCTTGGTCTTCTCCTTTACCAG CTAATGTGCTTAGCTGACCTTGAGTATGATTATATCAACCCATATGATTCAGCATCCCGGATAAATAAAGTTGTCGTGCCTAGTTTTATTGCTGAAGGGATGCTATGTATCCTACATCTTATAGCAGGTCATTGGTTTATGTGTCTGCTGTGTCTCCCGTATTTATACTACAACTTCAAAGT CTATACTCATGGTCGCCACTTGTTGGATGTGACGGAAATTTTCAATCAACTTCCCTGGGAAAAGAAGATACGGTTGTATAAGCTTGGATATCTGGTCTTACTTCTTGCATTTTCCATAACCTG GATGGTATGGACCATAGTGGATGATTAA